In Deinococcus psychrotolerans, the genomic window TTTCTCAACGAAGGCCACGCCCTGCACGCCGTCTTGCAGGGTCGGGTAGAGCGTCTCAATATTCTCGCCCCGCTGCCTCGCCCAGATGTCGTCCGCCACGTCGCTGTAGATGTTGGCAAATGCCTCGATAAACGCTTCGGGGTGTCCGGCAGGCAGGCGGGTGGCCGCCGTTGCCGCTGCGCCCAGCCCCGGCCCGCCGCGTGTCAGCAGTTGGCGCGGGGCGTCGAGCTGGTCGTAAATGAGCACGTTGGGATCTTCCTGCCGCCAGCTCAGGCTGCCTTTAGTGCCAAAGACCGACAGACGCAAGTCGTTCTCGCGGCCAATCTCGATTTGCGAAACACTGAGCATTCCCTTCGCGCCGCCTTCAAAGCGCAGCAGCATGTTGGCGTCGTCGTCGAGCGCCCGGCCCGCGACAAAGTGGGTCAAATCAGCGGCCACCGCCTCCATCTCCAATCCCGTTACAAAGCTGATCAGTTGCTCGGCGTGTGTGCCGATGTCGCCCAGCGCTCCGGCGGGGCCGCTGCGGGCCGGGTCGGTACGCCAGTCGGCCTGCTTGCCCTCGCTTCCAGCGGCCAGCCAGCCCTGGTGGTACTCGGCAATGACTTTGCGAATCTCACCGAGTTGCCCGCCGCGCACCATCTCGCGGGCCTGGCGCACCAGCGGGTAGCCGGAGTAGTTGTAGGTGACAGCAAACACGCTCTGGGCCTGCTCGGCTGCCGCTTGAAGTTCCTGCGCCTGAGCCAATGTATGCACCAGCGGCTTGTCGCAGATGACGTGAAACCCGGCCTGAACGGCGGCCAGCGCCACTGGAAAGTGCATGTGGTTGGGCGTCACGATGCTGATGACTTCCGCGCCGTCTTCTCGGCCTTTTTCGCCCGCCAGCAATTCTTCCCAGGTGCTGTAACTGCGCTCCGGCGGCAGGCCCAGTGCCGCAGCCGAGGCTTTGGAACGTTCCGGCGTGCTGGAGAGCGCTCCGGCCACCAACTCATAGCGCCCATCCAGCGCCGCCGCGTGCCGGTGAACCGCGCCGATGAAGGCGTCCTTGCCGCCGCCGACCATCGCCAGTCTTAAAGGGCGTTG contains:
- a CDS encoding Gfo/Idh/MocA family protein translates to MSDYQRPLRLAMVGGGKDAFIGAVHRHAAALDGRYELVAGALSSTPERSKASAAALGLPPERSYSTWEELLAGEKGREDGAEVISIVTPNHMHFPVALAAVQAGFHVICDKPLVHTLAQAQELQAAAEQAQSVFAVTYNYSGYPLVRQAREMVRGGQLGEIRKVIAEYHQGWLAAGSEGKQADWRTDPARSGPAGALGDIGTHAEQLISFVTGLEMEAVAADLTHFVAGRALDDDANMLLRFEGGAKGMLSVSQIEIGRENDLRLSVFGTKGSLSWRQEDPNVLIYDQLDAPRQLLTRGGPGLGAAATAATRLPAGHPEAFIEAFANIYSDVADDIWARQRGENIETLYPTLQDGVQGVAFVEKVLESAGMDGRWAKF